The genomic stretch CCATGAGCGGGTCTCGCGGGTGGGGACCCTGGCGCACGTCACCCGCGCCCAGCGCCACGAGGACGGCACGAGCAGCATCCTCGTCGTGGGCGGCGAGCGCTTCAGCGTGCAGGACTTCGACCTGTCGCACACCTACCTCAGCGCCGACGTGGCCGTGTCCCCCCTGGAGCCAGGCCCCCTGGAGGAGTCCGCCGTGGACGCCCTCGCCCGGCACCTGCTCTCGGGCGTGGTGCGCCTGCACCCGGGCAGCGCCGAGGCGATCTTGGAAAACGCCCCCCAGGCTCCCCTCCTGATCGCCAGTTTCGCCGCCGCCCTGCTGCCCCTCACCCCCGAGCAGCGGGAGGAAGCGCTGGACGCCCCGACCCTGTTCGACCGCCTGGAGGCGCTGCTGGGCTCCCTGCCGCTGGAGGCGCGGGAATTGAACTAGGGCGGGAGGCCGGGCACGGCCACACGAAAACGCCACCCGGTAGAGTGAGCGGGCCGTCCCAGTTCGCCCCCCTCACCCCCGAGGTCTCGCCATGAACGTTCTGCTTCCCGGTCTCGCCGCCCTGCTCCTCGCCTCGCAGGCCGCCGACACCCGCGTCACCGTCCCCGGCACGGGCGTGAGCCTCGCCCTCCCGGCGGGATTCGTGCCCATGCCCGCCGATGTGATCGCCCTCAAGTATTCGCGCGGGGGCACTCCCCCGGCTTCCGTCTACTCCACCCCCGGCCCGAGCTGGGCGGTCAACATCGCCTTCGCCCTGCGGGACGTCGAGTTGCCACCCGGCGATCTGGCGCCCGTGCAGGCGGTGCTGGAGCGCTCGGTGCAGGGAACGCCGGGCTTCCGCTGGGTGGGGCGCGGGATCGAACGCGTGGGAAACCGGGACTGGATCGTCCTGCGCTTCTGGGTGGACGGCCTGGACCAGCCGATCTACAATCACCTGCGGGCGACCCGAGAGGGGAAGGGGACGCTCCTCGTCACCGCCAACGTGACCAAGGCGCTCTATCCCAGGTACGCGTCCCAGCTCGACGCGGCGATGAAGAGCCTGAAGTAACGCCCGCTAGAACACCACCGTCTTGTTCCCGTGCACCAGCACCCGGTCCTCCACGTGGGCCTTCACCGCGCGGGCGAGGACCTGCCGTTCCACGTCGCGGCCCAGGCGCATCAGCGTGTCGGGCGTCTCACGGTGGGTCACGGGAATCACGTCCTGGGCGATGATCGGCCCGGCGTCGAGTTCTTCCGTCACGTAGTGGCTCGTCGCGCCGATGAGCTTGACGCCCCGGTTGAAGGCCGCCCGGTACGGGTTGGCGCCGATGAAGGCGGGCAGGAAGGAGTGGTGGATGTTGATAACGGGCCGCCCGAAGCCGCTCAGAAAGTCGCCCGAGAGAATCTGCATGTAGCGGGCGAGGACGGCGAAGTCGGCGTCGGCCTCCCGCATCAGCCGCACTTGCTCGGCCTCGGCCTCCGCCTTGTTTTCCTTCGTCACGGGCACGACGTGGAAGGGGATGCCGAACATCTCCGCGTCCCGCCGCAACTCCTCGTGGTTGGAGATGATCAGGGGAATCTCCACGTTCAACTCGCCCCGCCGCTTGCGCCACAGCAGGTCGAGGAAGCAGTGGTCGTACTTGCTCACCAGGATCGCCATGCGTTTGGGCTGGGTGGTGTAGCTCAGCCGCCAGTCCATGCCGAAGGGCTCGGCGACGACGATGGAAAAAGCCCGCTCGAAGGGCCCGCGCGCGAGGTCGAGGCCGTCGAGGTGAAACTCCATCCGCATGAAGAAGGTGCCGCCCGCGGGATCGGTGGAGTGCTGGTCGGAGTGGATGATGTTCGCCCCATGGTTGTGGAGGAACTGCGAGACGGCGGCCACGATGCCCCCCCGGTCCGGGCAGGTGATGGTCAGGGTGGCGGTGTTCAGCGGGTCGAGCCCCGGGGGGCTGGGCTTGTGGGAGTCGGACGTGGCCGTCATGTCGGGGCCAGGATACCGGGCGGCTTCGGTGGTACGCTCGGGCGCGTGCAGACCAATCCAGCGGGCCCCCTCAAGTACGACCCCGAGCGTCACGCCGCCCTGCTCGCCGACTACTGCCTGACGGCGGGCGTGGGCGAACGGCTGCTCGTCGCGGGCGGCACCGAGGCCGTCCCCCTCGTGCGGGAGGTGACGCGGGCCCTCCTGAGACGCGGCGCCCGTCCGGTGGTCCGGCTCGACTACCCCGGCCAGGACGACGACTTCGCGGCCTTCGGGCAAGGCGACGTGCTCGACTCTGCCCACCCCGCCGACCTCGCGGACGTGGAGGCGCTCGACGGCAGCCTGCGGATTCTGACCCCCGAGCCGGACACGGACGGGAACGCCGCCGGGCTCGCCCGCCTGACCGCCGCCCGCGCGCCCATTGCCGCCGCCCGGTCGAGGAAGAAGTGGAGCCTCACCCTCTACCCCACCGCCCACGCCGCCGCCCAGGCAGGGATGACGGAAGACGAATTCGGCGCCTTCGTCATGCGCGCGATGTTCCTCGACCGCCCCGACCCGGTGGCCGCCTGGGGCGAGGTACGCGAGCGGCAGGCGAAATTGATCGAGCGCCTGACCCGCGCCGACCGCGTGCGGATCGAGGCGCCCGGCACCGACCTCACCCTGCGAGTCGGCGGGAGGACCTGGGCGAACAGCGACGGCAAACGCAACATGCCGAGCGGCGAGGTCTTCACCGGGCCGCTGGAGGACAGCGCCGAGGGCGTGGTGACCTTCACCGTCCCGGCGGGGTACAGCGGGCGGATGGTGCGCGGGGCCCGGCTCGTCTTCCGGGCGGGCGAGGTCGTGGAGGCGAGCGCCGAGGAGGGTGAGGACGTGCTGCACGCGGCCCTCGCCACCGACCCCGGCGCGCGGCGGCTCGGGGAACTCGGCATCGGCACGAACGAGGGCATCCAGACGCCGACCGGCAACATCCTCTTCGACGAGAAGATCGGCGGCACCGTCCACCTCGCCCTGGGCCGCTCCTACCCGGAGACGGGCGGGGTGAACGGGAGCGCGATCCACTGGGACCTGATCACCGACCTGCGGGCGGGCGGGCGGTTGAGCGTGGACGGGGAAGTGCTTCAGGAGGAAGGGCAGTTCTTCGAGTGAGGCTGCTCATTCCCTCCACCCCCTTTGCCCCGCCGCGAAACGCCAACGAACGTCTCCTGACTCTCCAAGCCAGCGGGTGAGCCTTCACTGAGGTGACCGGACGCCCGCATGAGTCGGTGGCCGCCGGGCCTTGCCTGCCGCGCGAGGGGTCCGACCGTACCGGGCCGGGAGAGCCCTCCCAGACGAAGGCTGCCTCTTCGGTCAAAAGGTGAAGACTCTGTTGTTTATCGAGCTCGAACCAGAGTGTGGGACCGATTGCAATCCGCCTGTGGATATCTAGACAATTGGGCCCACAGCGGGGAATGAGAGACCTGAATTATCTATGAAGAAGGTCGCACTCCGGTTAACATCAAACATCTCATTAAGAGTGGGGAGGCGATGAAGGCCCTTCTGTATCCCGGTCACCTGGGAGGGCCAGAGCGAGTGGTGAGACCGACCCCCAGGAGGAGGCGCGATGCGTCGAACAGTTGGTGGGTTTTTATTGGCTCTGAGTCTCGCGGCCTGTTCCCAGTCGCCCACGCCCACGGAGGGGGTGGGTGCCCGTTCGCCGGGGCAGATGGGCGGTCCGTCTCTCGGGGCGCTCGACGTGGTGACGCCCGTCCAGGGAACCAACGACCTCGTGGTCGGGGGCAAGGTGTCCAAGGTGCCGGGGGCGACTGGCAATCCGTCTTTCTATCTGGTGGCGACGAGCAACGACGGCCAGAACGGCTGCAACGCGACGGGGAACGAGAGGGCGACGGTCACCCTGACCTCCAACGACCCTTCCAAGATTCCCAACCCCTCCGGAACGTTCCGGGTCGGGGGCTGCGGGACGGACAACAGGGTCACCATTCCCTACACCGTGTCGCCCACCGCGACCGCCGGTGAGGTGACGATGACGGCCAGCGTCGTGCCCGGAACGGGCCGGGGCGGAACGTACACCCCCGGCAGTTTCGTCGTCAGCATCACCATTCCGAAGCCCAGCGACACCACCGCGCCCGTCGTCACACCGACGGTGACGGGAACGGCGGGGCAAAACGGCTGGTACACGGGCAACGTGTCTGTGAAGTGGAACGTGACCGACGGCGAGAGTGCGATCACCACGCCGGAGTGCGCGACCACCGTGATCGACACCGACACGGGAGGCATGAAGGTCTCCTGCACGGCGACGAGCGCCGGGGGCACCACCACCGAGTCCGTCACCGTCAAGCGCGACGCCACCGCGCCCGTCATCAGCGGTGAGGACGTGGTGGACGAGAAGTGGCGCAACGCCAGCCTCTCCTCCGGCGAATTCACCGCCTCCGACGCCACCTCGGGCCTGAGCGGCGCCAGCCCGGCCAAGTTCACCCTGACGGCCAGCGCGGAGTCGGCGGCCACGTCCACCCCCACGGTGGTGAGCCAGACCGTGACCGATCAGGCGGGGAACTCGGCCAGCCGCACCCTGTCCGCGTTGATCGACAAGACCAAACCCACCGCCAGCGTCACGCCGGGCGGCAAGCTCGGGCTGAACGACTGGTACGTCGGCGACGTGACGTTCGCGGCGAGCGGCACCGACGCCCTGAGCGGCGGCGTGACCTGCTCCCAGCCCGCCACTCTTGCGAGTGACAGCGCAGGTCACACGGCGGCCACGATCTGCACCGACGCGGCGGGCAATTCCGCGACCGGCTCCGCGACGGTCAAGCGGGACGCGACCGCGCCGGGTCCCCTGACCCTGACGGCGAGCGGCCCCCAGGGCCAGGACGGCTGGTACGTCGGCGACGTGACGTTCGCGGCGAGCGGCACCGACGCCCTGAGCGCCGTGACGTGCACCCCGCCCGCCTCCCTGACCGGCGACGACGCGGGCCACACGGCGAGCACGACCTGCACGGACGCGGCGGGCAACTCCGCGACGAAAGAACTCGTCGTCAAGCGCGACGCCACCGCCCCCACCGCGGCCATCACGCCGGGCGGCACTCAGGTTGGCGGCTGGTACAACACCGACGTGACCTTCGCGGCGAGCGGGACCGACACCCTGAGCGGCGGCGTGACCTGCACGGCCATCCCGGCCCTGACCGTCGACAGCTCGGGAACCACCGTGAGCACCACCTGCACGGACGCCGCAGGCAACCGCAAGGGGGCCGAGCTGACCGTGAGGCGTGACGCGACCGCGCCGGTCATCAGCGGGGAGAACGTGGCGGACGACGCCTGGCGTAACTCCGACCTGAGCCGCACCTTCACGGCGGGCGACGGCGGCTCGGGCCTCGCCGACGGCGCCGACGCCAGCTTCACCCTCACCGCGAGCGCCGAGTCGGCCAGCCCCAGTGCCCCGACCCTCGTGAGCCGCGTGGTGCGGGACAACGCGGGCAATGCGGCCACGCGCACGCTCTCCGCCCTGATCGACACCACCGCCCCCACGGCGGGCATCACGCCGAGCGGCACGCTGGTGAACGGCTGGTACAACACCGACGTGACTTTCGCCGCAAGCGGCACCGACACCCTGAGCGGCGGCGTGACCTGCACGGCCATTGCGGCCCTCACGACCGACTCCGCCGCGACCACCGTCAAGACCACCTGCACCGACGCGGCGGGCAACCGCAAGGATGCCGAACTTGGCGTCAGGCGCGACACGGGAGCGCCCACGGCGGGCATCACGCCGAGCGGCACTCAGGTTGGCGGCTGGTACAACACCGACGTG from Deinococcus planocerae encodes the following:
- a CDS encoding aminopeptidase, coding for MQTNPAGPLKYDPERHAALLADYCLTAGVGERLLVAGGTEAVPLVREVTRALLRRGARPVVRLDYPGQDDDFAAFGQGDVLDSAHPADLADVEALDGSLRILTPEPDTDGNAAGLARLTAARAPIAAARSRKKWSLTLYPTAHAAAQAGMTEDEFGAFVMRAMFLDRPDPVAAWGEVRERQAKLIERLTRADRVRIEAPGTDLTLRVGGRTWANSDGKRNMPSGEVFTGPLEDSAEGVVTFTVPAGYSGRMVRGARLVFRAGEVVEASAEEGEDVLHAALATDPGARRLGELGIGTNEGIQTPTGNILFDEKIGGTVHLALGRSYPETGGVNGSAIHWDLITDLRAGGRLSVDGEVLQEEGQFFE
- a CDS encoding beta strand repeat-containing protein encodes the protein MGARSPGQMGGPSLGALDVVTPVQGTNDLVVGGKVSKVPGATGNPSFYLVATSNDGQNGCNATGNERATVTLTSNDPSKIPNPSGTFRVGGCGTDNRVTIPYTVSPTATAGEVTMTASVVPGTGRGGTYTPGSFVVSITIPKPSDTTAPVVTPTVTGTAGQNGWYTGNVSVKWNVTDGESAITTPECATTVIDTDTGGMKVSCTATSAGGTTTESVTVKRDATAPVISGEDVVDEKWRNASLSSGEFTASDATSGLSGASPAKFTLTASAESAATSTPTVVSQTVTDQAGNSASRTLSALIDKTKPTASVTPGGKLGLNDWYVGDVTFAASGTDALSGGVTCSQPATLASDSAGHTAATICTDAAGNSATGSATVKRDATAPGPLTLTASGPQGQDGWYVGDVTFAASGTDALSAVTCTPPASLTGDDAGHTASTTCTDAAGNSATKELVVKRDATAPTAAITPGGTQVGGWYNTDVTFAASGTDTLSGGVTCTAIPALTVDSSGTTVSTTCTDAAGNRKGAELTVRRDATAPVISGENVADDAWRNSDLSRTFTAGDGGSGLADGADASFTLTASAESASPSAPTLVSRVVRDNAGNAATRTLSALIDTTAPTAGITPSGTLVNGWYNTDVTFAASGTDTLSGGVTCTAIAALTTDSAATTVKTTCTDAAGNRKDAELGVRRDTGAPTAGITPSGTQVGGWYNTDVTFAAGGTDTLSGGVTCTAIAALTSDTAGSTVKTTCTDTAGNRADATLSLRRDATAPTITGTFASPVLATSGAGATLDSSPLKVADALSGLKGGVTCSQTSLPFGTTPVTCRAEDQAGNLASVTNSVTVTLGNIYTNAYNLLAPLKNTPGDLSLVKLGSTVPVKITAPNYAGGAATDLASDLKMTVVYRNVGTSDQTFEVTDFSAAGSTVWRYDAATNQYVFNLSTRTNFNVGEYDLTITYKGVTLAKGAFNIKR
- a CDS encoding LON peptidase substrate-binding domain-containing protein; its protein translation is MQVPLFPLPNLVLFPGQVLPLYVFEPRYRELLGRVLESGEPFGIVRIRWSSEESPLPFHERVSRVGTLAHVTRAQRHEDGTSSILVVGGERFSVQDFDLSHTYLSADVAVSPLEPGPLEESAVDALARHLLSGVVRLHPGSAEAILENAPQAPLLIASFAAALLPLTPEQREEALDAPTLFDRLEALLGSLPLEARELN
- the purU gene encoding formyltetrahydrofolate deformylase, whose protein sequence is MTATSDSHKPSPPGLDPLNTATLTITCPDRGGIVAAVSQFLHNHGANIIHSDQHSTDPAGGTFFMRMEFHLDGLDLARGPFERAFSIVVAEPFGMDWRLSYTTQPKRMAILVSKYDHCFLDLLWRKRRGELNVEIPLIISNHEELRRDAEMFGIPFHVVPVTKENKAEAEAEQVRLMREADADFAVLARYMQILSGDFLSGFGRPVINIHHSFLPAFIGANPYRAAFNRGVKLIGATSHYVTEELDAGPIIAQDVIPVTHRETPDTLMRLGRDVERQVLARAVKAHVEDRVLVHGNKTVVF